One window of Medicago truncatula cultivar Jemalong A17 chromosome 2, MtrunA17r5.0-ANR, whole genome shotgun sequence genomic DNA carries:
- the LOC11440706 gene encoding homeobox-leucine zipper protein HOX11 encodes MELGLSLGDSSKPLIGLMEKHPHQTSKELGLGFNTTLSICPIINTTPRDQLHQQQEEEKTQRDININNNSNRTENPNHVLHQLDLLPQLSFPWNNPSQNGNLLSTEFGGCSRGLDVNVVPPATVVVMADDEIALSSSPNSAASSFQMDLCMYSRGGSGGRSLSGSGGNKREFSDGEGYDQRNSSRVSDEDDNCGVRNTRKKLRLSKDQSAFLEESFKEHHTLNPKQKLALAKQLNLRPRQVEVWFQNRRARTKLKQTEVDCEYLKRCCETLTEENRRLHKELQELRALKTSNPFNMQLPATTLTMCPSCERVATNSTATSSVTNTSATINGNNNNKINQ; translated from the exons ATGGAGCTAGGTTTAAGCTTAGGAGACTCTTCAAAGCCTCTAATTGGGTTAATGGAAAAGCATCCTCATCAAACTTCCAAAGAACTTGGCTTAGGCTTCAACACCACTTTATCAATTTGTCCAATCATTAATACTACACCAAGAGATCAACTTCATcaacaacaagaagaagaaaagactCAAAGagacatcaacatcaacaacaacagtaaTAGAACTGAAAATCCTAATCATGTATTGCATCAACTTGATCTTCTTCCTCAACTCTCATTCCCATGGAATAATCCTTCTCAAAACG GTAATCTATTATCAACCGAGTTTGGAGGTTGTTCAAGGGGATTGGATGTGAACGTGGTTCCACCGGCGACGGTGGTTGTTATGGCGGATGATGAGATTGCGCTTTCATCGTCCCCGAATAGTGCAGCATCTTCTTTTCAGATGGATCTATGCATGTACAGTCGAGGAGGAAGTGGTGGTAGGAGTTTGAGTGGTTCAGGAGGGAACAAGAGAGAATTTTCTGATGGTGAAGGCTATGATCAAAGGAATTCATCAAGAGTTAGTGATGAAGATGATAACTGTGGTGTTCGTAACACAAGGAAGAAACTTAGGCTCTCTAAGGATCAATCTGCTTTTCTTGAAGAAAGTTTCAAAGAACATCACACTCTTAACCct AAACAAAAACTGGCTCTTGCAAAACAACTCAATCTTCGCCCTCGCCAAGTAGAAGTCTGGTTCCAAAACAGAAGAGCAAG GACTAAGTTGAAGCAAACAGAAGTGGATTGTGAATACTTAAAGAGATGCTGTGAAACACTAACAGAAGAAAATAGGAGGCTACACAAGGAACTTCAAGAATTAAGAGCTTTAAAAACTTCAAATCCATTCAACATGCAATTACCAGCAACTACTTTAACTATGTGCCCTTCTTGTGAACGTGTTGCAACAAATTCTACAGCCACTTCATCTGTCACTAATACTAGTGCCACAATCAATggtaataacaataacaaaattaaccAGTGA